From the genome of Candidatus Methylomirabilota bacterium, one region includes:
- a CDS encoding tetratricopeptide repeat protein gives HYAKAEPRYKRALAIGEKALRPNHPNLAKLLDNLAELYIKMGRDDEAKNMLARAKRIRASQ, from the coding sequence GCCACTACGCCAAGGCCGAACCCCGATATAAGCGGGCGCTGGCGATTGGTGAGAAGGCCCTGCGGCCCAACCATCCAAACTTGGCAAAATTATTAGATAATTTGGCAGAACTTTACATAAAGATGGGCAGGGATGACGAAGCAAAGAATATGCTCGCCCGCGCCAAGCGAATTAGGGCGAGCCAATAA
- a CDS encoding ATP-dependent Clp protease proteolytic subunit: MRLARKGIRSIRGFLVLMVLAAGLASAVGTELVYRVVISGTIDLALAPYVARVIKDAERDNADLIVFDINTLGGRMDAMLDIRDAIVGAKVPTVAYVNPRAISAGALIALACRQIYMAPGATIGAATPVWGGGQKASEKVVSYARSEFRATAERNGRDPEIAAAMVDESIRIPGVIEEGKLLTLTTEKALRRKFVDGQSSSFDSLLRELKFEGAQVFQPKITWAERLVRLLNNPIVSAILLSMGFFGLIAEVQTAGWGLPGLAGIVALGLFFGSKYLVGLAGFEELLLLGLGLILLGLEIFVIPGFGIAGVLGIVALMVGLGMSLLGRVPTLSDVSNAVLVLLGALGLSIFGTVILFKYVERTPIWQRIGLPTRATKEAGFAASEVRSDRVGKVGVAVTDLRPSGTGMIDGERLDVVTEGGYIDSQERIEIVRNEGYRLIVRRISQPN; the protein is encoded by the coding sequence ATGCGCCTTGCACGAAAAGGGATAAGGAGCATACGTGGATTCTTGGTGCTGATGGTTCTGGCGGCGGGTCTCGCCTCTGCAGTCGGTACCGAATTGGTCTACCGGGTGGTGATCTCTGGAACCATCGATCTGGCGCTCGCGCCATATGTGGCTAGGGTCATCAAGGATGCCGAAAGGGACAATGCTGACCTGATCGTCTTCGACATCAACACGCTGGGTGGCCGAATGGACGCGATGCTCGATATTCGCGATGCCATCGTGGGTGCCAAAGTGCCCACCGTCGCCTACGTTAATCCTCGGGCCATCAGTGCTGGTGCCCTTATTGCGCTGGCGTGCAGGCAGATCTACATGGCCCCAGGTGCAACCATCGGTGCGGCCACGCCCGTTTGGGGTGGCGGGCAGAAGGCCAGTGAGAAGGTGGTCTCCTACGCCCGATCGGAATTTCGCGCAACGGCAGAACGCAACGGGCGCGACCCCGAGATTGCAGCGGCCATGGTGGATGAGTCCATTAGGATACCGGGGGTCATCGAGGAGGGTAAGCTTCTGACCCTGACCACCGAAAAGGCGCTGCGGCGGAAATTCGTGGACGGACAGTCCTCCAGCTTTGATAGCTTGCTAAGGGAGCTTAAATTTGAAGGTGCGCAGGTGTTTCAACCTAAGATTACCTGGGCGGAGCGTCTTGTCCGACTCCTGAATAATCCCATCGTTAGTGCGATTTTGCTGTCGATGGGTTTTTTTGGTCTCATAGCCGAGGTTCAGACGGCTGGTTGGGGTCTTCCGGGCTTAGCGGGAATTGTGGCGCTGGGACTGTTTTTTGGCTCCAAGTATCTGGTGGGGCTGGCGGGCTTCGAGGAATTACTCCTCCTCGGACTGGGTCTGATACTACTTGGACTGGAGATATTTGTCATCCCTGGTTTTGGCATCGCCGGTGTGTTGGGGATCGTGGCGCTGATGGTGGGCTTAGGCATGAGCCTGCTGGGGCGGGTGCCCACGCTCAGCGACGTTTCCAATGCCGTTTTGGTTCTCCTAGGAGCGCTGGGACTGAGTATTTTCGGCACCGTGATTCTTTTCAAATACGTGGAGCGTACCCCCATATGGCAACGCATTGGTCTGCCGACCAGGGCTACGAAGGAGGCCGGCTTCGCCGCTTCGGAAGTTCGCAGCGACCGGGTCGGAAAGGTTGGAGTTGCAGTGACGGACCTTCGTCCCAGCGGCACCGGAATGATTGATGGGGAGAGATTGGACGTCGTAACGGAAGGAGGCTATATAGATTCTCAGGAACGAATTGAAATTGTGAGAAATGAGGGATACCGGTTGATCGTTCGACGGATTTCGCAACCGAACTGA
- the floA gene encoding flotillin-like protein FloA (flotillin-like protein involved in membrane lipid rafts), translated as METFTIATGLTTLVGIILFLMLLNVFVPVGLWITAFFSGVKVSLGTMIGMRLRKVKPRLIISPLINATKAGLNLNIGEMEAHFLAGGNIDRVVLALISADKANIGLTFQRATAIDLAGRDVLEAVRVSVNPKVIETPLVAAVAKDGIQLKALARVTVRANIDRLVGGAGEETIIARVGEGIVSTIGSAQTHKAVMENPDSISETVLNKGLDAGTAFEILSIDIADVDVGKNIGAQLQIDQSEADKKIAQAKAEERRAMAVAHEQEMTARTQEMRAKVVEAEAEVPLAMAQAFREGNLGVMDYYNMQNIKADTQMRESISKTGPPGEHEER; from the coding sequence ATGGAAACTTTCACGATTGCAACGGGCCTGACCACTCTGGTCGGGATCATTCTGTTTCTCATGCTCCTGAACGTCTTTGTACCCGTTGGCTTGTGGATCACCGCCTTCTTTTCTGGTGTCAAGGTAAGCTTGGGCACAATGATTGGCATGCGTTTGCGTAAGGTGAAGCCTCGCCTCATCATCAGCCCCCTGATCAACGCCACCAAGGCTGGCCTCAATTTGAACATCGGGGAGATGGAAGCCCACTTCCTGGCCGGTGGCAACATTGATCGGGTGGTCCTTGCGCTGATTTCGGCGGACAAGGCCAACATCGGGCTGACCTTCCAGCGAGCCACCGCCATCGACCTGGCCGGCCGGGACGTCTTGGAGGCGGTACGCGTCAGCGTGAACCCGAAGGTCATCGAGACGCCCCTGGTTGCGGCCGTGGCCAAGGATGGGATTCAGCTCAAGGCCCTTGCCAGGGTTACGGTGCGGGCCAACATCGACCGTCTGGTGGGCGGGGCTGGAGAGGAGACGATCATCGCCCGTGTGGGTGAAGGGATCGTCTCCACCATTGGCTCAGCTCAAACTCACAAGGCAGTGATGGAGAACCCTGATAGCATTTCTGAGACGGTACTCAATAAGGGGCTGGACGCCGGAACCGCGTTCGAGATTCTCTCCATCGACATTGCCGATGTGGACGTAGGCAAAAACATCGGCGCCCAATTGCAGATCGATCAGTCCGAGGCGGATAAGAAGATTGCTCAGGCCAAGGCTGAGGAGCGTCGGGCCATGGCCGTGGCCCATGAGCAGGAGATGACCGCCAGGACCCAGGAGATGCGCGCTAAGGTAGTGGAGGCCGAGGCCGAGGTTCCCCTGGCCATGGCGCAGGCCTTCCGAGAGGGCAACCTCGGGGTCATGGATTATTACAACATGCAAAACATTAAGGCGGACACGCAGATGAGAGAGAGCATATCCAAAACCGGTCCGCCTGGAGAGCATGAAGAGCGGTAA